The Thalassotalea agarivorans region TTAGCATCTCTACTATAAATTTTAGTCAATGAAGCAGAACAAGGAATATTGCGCTCATCCAAGTAGGCTAATAGGTCTTCACGCGATACCATGTCCCATTCACGCCACGGAGCAATCACCGTAAGCTGCGGAGCTAAGGCAGCAAAACACGATTCAAATCTTACCTGGTCATTACCCTTACCGGTACAACCATGACACACCGCATCCGCGCCAACTTTTAAGGCAACGTCTACTTGCGCTTTGGCAATGATCGGACGTGCCATCGAAGTACCAAGCAAATACTGTCCTTCATAAACCGCACCGGTTTTGATAATTGGGTAGATATAGTCAGCGACAAAGGCTTCTTTCAAATCAACCACATGACACTCTGATGCACCAGACGCTATAGCTTTTTCAACGATGCCCTCTAGCTCTTCTTCGCCTTGTCCAACATCAGCACAAAATGCGACAACTTCGCAATCGTCATAGTTTTCTTTTAACCATGGAATAATTGCTGACGTATCTAAGCCACCTGAATATGCTAATACTACTTTTTTAATCTGTTTTTTTGCTGATAAAGCCATGTTCTACCTACTTAACTTTTACTTGATTGCTGATCATGCAATTCATGGTTTATTGGTTACTAAAGAATGAAACGAGCACCGCATTTTGTGCCCACATTCTATTTTCAGCCTGTTCAAAGGCTAAGCACATTTCACTATCAAAAAGTGCTGTTGTAATTTCTTCATCTAAGTGCGCTGGTTGACAATGCATCACGTATTTCGCACCGGTTGTCGCCATAACGTCATGATTGATTTGATATGGCATAAACTTATCCAAGTAGTTGTCAACTTTCCCTTCGTCTCCCATCGAGACCCAAGTATCGGTATAAATCACATCAATACCGTTTAGTGCGTCCATGTTACTTGTCACAGTAAAGTTACTACCTGATTGTGCTGCAAGCGCTTTTGTTTTATCGATCATTACTGAATCGCTGCCGTGTCCACCTGGGCAGACTAAGGTAAAATCTACGCCTAGCGTTGCGGCCATGATCATCAGAGAATTTGAGACATTATTGCCGTCTCCAACATAAGCGAGTTTGAGCATAGACAAATCCGCAAATTGTTCTGACAAAGTGACAAAGTCCGCAAGGGCTTGGCATGGGTGGTACTTGTCGCATAAGGCATTAATTACTGGAACACTGGCATGGTTTCCAAGTTCGACAATCGCCTCGTGTTCGAAAACACGCGCCACAATAACATCAGCCCAACGCGAGAGGTTTTTTGCATAGTCACTAACACGCTCGCGCTCACCTAACTTGCCATTTTGCTGACCTAAATATAGTGCATGTCCGCCGAGTTTGTTTATACCTATATCAAAGCTCACATGGGTGCGCAGTGATGGCTTTTCAAAAATCATTGCCACTGACTTTCCAGACAATGTTTGTTGGTACTGTTGTGGGTTAGCTTTAATGTCTTTGGCCAACGCCAATAGTGCAGTAATCTGATCTTTGTTATACAAATCATCTGCGAGAAAATGAGATAAATTCATTGATATTCCTAGTGTTAAGTTAATTCAATTTGCTGTATTCAATGCGGGTACCTACAGTTTCACCAGCAAGCAGTTGTTGTATTTGCTCTGGGAAACGCCAACTGGCCACCGCGATACTTCGTCGCAATTGATTAGCAGCTAAAAATGCTGCATTAACTTTTGCCGTCATGCCGCCGGCAATAACACCTTCTTTTATCAATGTGTTCGCTTGTGTTTGATCAAGCGACGTTAAATATTCTCCATCAGCGCCTTTAACGCCGTTTACATCCGTTAGTAGTAGCAATTGGGCGTTCAGTAATTGGCAAATAGCTACGGCGGCGTCATCAGCATTAACATTAACTAAGTCACCATTTTTAAGTGCGCCAATTGACGAAACAATCGGTAAGAAGCCGCCTTGTAACAAAGCGTCTAATAATCGACTGTCATTTGCTTTAGGCACGCCTACCTGACCAATTTGTGCTGGATGCACATCACATTGCACCATATCGCCATCCGCCAACGCTAAGCCAACAGCTTTAATTTCCATACTCACGGCATTAGCAACAATTTCTTTGTTTACGCTGCCGGCTAATGCACCGCTAATTAACGGCATTTGTTGCTTAGGCGTAACACGCAGGCCTTGTTTCTTCTCACTTTGAAAGCCCGCTTGTTGCAACATATCGTCAACCACACAGCCACCACCATGCACGAGAACAACAGGTTGTTTTAGCTGTTTCAAAGCAGCGAGCAGCTGAGTAAGTGCTGACGCACTCTCTAAAATTGCGCCACCAATTTTTATTACTAGTGCCTGTTGCTTAGACATGCTGACCTCCCGGTAACAACGTAAAGTGACTATCTTCGCCAATCACTAAATTAAAACATTGCACCGCTTGCGATGCAGCGCCTTTTAACAGGTTGTCTATCGCGCAACTTATTACGGTAACACCTAATTTTTCATCCGTTTGCCAATGAACATCAGCAAATGGCGAAAATGCTACATTGTCTATTTTTGGCCAAGCTTTCGGCATTCTCACAATAGCACTATCGCAATAAGCTTGATTGAATGCGTCATCCACTTGCGCTGCGGTAACACCCTCGGCTAAAGGTACGGTAACTGTAGCCATTAAGCCTCGCTTATAAGGCGCTAAATGTGGATTAAAAATTACTTGAGTTGATGCCTCTTGCGAAATCTCTGGCTGGTGTCTGTGTACTAAAATATTGTATGGCGATAGGCTTACTTCGTTGAAACTTGTCGCTAACGATGCCTTTCTACCAGCCCCACTCACGCCACTAATACCATTGACGGAGATAACAGCACCAGGTAGATGAAGGTTATTAGAAACCAGCGGCTTTAACGCGGTTAAGCTAGCTGTTGGATAGCAACCCGGAACAGCAACTAAATTGGCATCGGCAATCTGCTGTGCATTCCATTCAGCTAATCCATAAACTGCAGATGCTAGCGCTTTACCATCGCCATGAGAAAAACCATAAAAGGTAGGGTATTGCGTTGCATCCTTTAAACGAAACGCACCTGACAGATCAAATACCTTGACGCCTTTTGCTACAAAGCTTGCGCCCCACTGGGCAGAGAATTCATGAGGTGTCGCAAAGAAAACGGCATCCAACTGATCAACTGATTGCTCGAACCACGCCTGAGAAAAAGATTGAAGGGGAACATCACAAATCCCCAACCACCGAGCATGTAACTCGGAAAAGTGTAGTCCACAGGAATCACTGTTTTCAGAAACCAATAAATGCGTCAATTCAACTTTAGGATGTTGAATGAGCAACCCGATAAGTTCTGCACCAACATAACCGCTGGCACCTATTACTGCTACTTTCATCACAATTTTGCAATTCTATTCAAATTTAACCACTAAAACACTAACGAATTCACCTGATAACATGCCTATTAATAGCCGCCAGGTAGATAATAAAATCACTTATCGTCGTCGAAATAGAAGCATTTTGAATATTTCCCGTAGCCTTATCAGTTAGTCTTCATCAAACTCAGAGGGAGTCTATCAAGTTAAAGGGTAGTTATGCAACTATTTTGCATAACTATTTATGATAATTTATAGCAAAAAATGAAAAATGAGTGGCAAATGTGAGTATTAAAATCGAGAACAGATAGATGCCCATGACTTCGGTGAAAAGTAATTTATTGATTTATTTAGCTAAATGCTAAGTTCCACCAGTAAAGCAGAAGATGAACCAATGGGAGATATAAAAAATAGAAATTAATGTGGAGATAGCAGAAAACGCCCTGTTATCGGACGGTTAGTTGTTTACCTATAGTGTAAAAAACGTTTAGGCTAGTGAAGCGCGATTAACAAGTACGACCTGATTGCGGCCATTTTCTTTTGCCTGATAGAGTGCTTTGTCGGCATTTTCAATACTTTCGTCAATATCATCAAACGAAGCAACTTGCGCAACACCGAAGCTCACAGTGAAATTGATCAGGTGTTTACCCGCTTTGATTGAAAGGTCAGCGGCTTTATCTCGCATACGTTCGGCTACTTGTCTAGCACCGTCGCTATTGGTTTGAGGCAACAAAATAACAAACTCTTCACCACCATAGCGCGCAACGATATCACCGACACGCAATAAGCTTTCCATCAGCTTGGCATATTCGCGCAATACTGCATCACCGGCAGGGTGACCATATTTATCATTAATCGCTTTAAAGTGATCGATATCACACATGATCACACTAATTGGAAACTTATGACGACCCGCTAACGCCAGCAACTTATTCGATGCCCGAATAAAGTGACGTCGATTAAATAGGCCGGTTAATGCGTCGGTCGATGCTTTGAATTCCAATTCCTTTTGCACGTCCAGCATGTAACTTAAGAAGATAAATACCGTAACGCCAGACACAAACGCTGGTACAAATAGGAAAACATCGATGACAATATTAAGGTCATCATGATCCGCCGTCATCCAGCTATCAGATTGCAAATGTGTAAACATTAGTGCTAAGTAGCCGATCATTACCAGACCTAAACCCTTATCACCAGCATTGCTATTCTCGCGATTAAACAGAGCGTAGACCGCAAAAATAGCGCATATACCGTTGAACAATGAAGGCCATCTAAAGTTAGGTGCAAACTCCGATAAATCAGCGACAATTATAGCAATAGCAATGAAATAGATTAAGGACACAGGTATTTTGCTACGACAACGCCACATAATACCGGTCACTAGGCTCGAGACACTTAATGCAATAAAGATTTTAGTGGAAATAACAAAATATTCGTAATGAAGATAAGATTCGGCAACTAGACCACAAAAAATTAAGAGGGTGAAAAAGTAAAACAATCGAAAAGCAAATCGAGCCGGTTTTTCACGCTCGCCATCTTTGAACAAAAACGACGCAAAAAACATCATTGCAGAAATGATGATTACCGTAATTGAAATCGATAAATTTGCGTCCATAGTTGTCCGAAGTATGTAGGAAATCCACCCAATATGGGGAGCGCTTAGGAAATTATAGCTAAAGTTATACCAAACGCTTTGAAATTACTACTATTTGTTCACTGGCAAAACCTGTGTTTAATATCGCTATGGGCGAATACCTAACATATGACAAATTGCATAAGTAAGCTCGGCTCGGTTTAACGTGTAAAAATGAAAGTTCTTCACCCCTTCACTATTAAGTACCTTGACCTGCTCCATCGCTATGTTTGCACCGACCAAACGGCGAGTGGTTTCATCGTCTTCCAAACCATCAAACATCTTTGGCATCCAGTTAGGGATATTGACATTAGTTAGCTTGGCAAAGCGCGCTAACGTTTTGTAATTAGTTACTGGCAAAATACCTGGCACGATTTCAACGTCGATACCCACGTTGACACAGCGATCTCTGAAACGTAAGTACGACTCTATATCAAAAAAGAACTGGCTAATGGCGCGGTTTGCTCCTGCCTCTACCTTGCGCTTAAGGTTTAGCAAATCAAACTGTGGGTTTGGTGCTTCAGGGTGCCCTTCTGGATAAGCAGCTACCGAAATATCAAAATCCGCGACATCTTTAAGCAAACTCACCAAATCCGACGCGTACATATTTGGTTTTTCATTGCTATCAGGTAAATCACCTCTCAAAGCAACAATGTGTCTAACACCTGTATCCCAATATTCTTTTGCAATTGTTTTAAGTTCGTCACGCGACGCATCAATGCATGTAAGATGGGGGGCTGCGATAAGCGCCGTATCTTTTTGAATACGCTTAATAACATCATGTGTACGATCTCGCGTTCCGCTACCTGCGCCATAAGTCACCGAAACAAAGCTTGGTTTCAGTGGTGCAAGTCTTTCAATTGAATTCCACAGGGTAGTTTCCATTTCAGGAGAGTTAGGAGGGAAAAACTCAAACGAAATCTGTAGATCGCCATTAATTTCACTCAGACTACGATTTAGCGATTCTACCTGTCTGGCATGACTATAACTCATTTAATTTATCCCTCTAATTTCAACTGGTTTTGATTTCTTGTTTAATGTTTGACATGCCACTACAAGGTCTGAATGAACGCCACCCGCAGTAACTTCACGGCCTGCACCTGGGCCTCTAATAATTAATGGATTGTCGTGATACCACTGACTTTTAATTTGGAAAATATTGTCACACGGCGTTAGGCTGGCAAAAGCATGTGAAAGACCAAGTTGTGCTAGACATACTTCCGCTTTGTAACCAGCAGACGTTTTTGCAAATTTGGCGACATAGCGTATGCATTGATTCTGCGCTTTCGCGTCGCTGAAAGCTTGTTCAAAATAGTCGTCAAGTTCTTCACAACGCGCTAAAAACTCATCTATAGATATTGTCTGCAATGCTTCTGGTACTAAGTTCTGCACAGAGATATCACTAAGCGATAATTCAAATCCTGCCAATCTAGCTAAAATTAGCAGTTTACGTTGTACATCTTTTCCTGAAAGATCTTCGCGTGGATCTGGCTCTGTTAGGCCCTGATTTCGAGCATCTTTAAGCAAGGTTGAAAATGGAACACTGGCATCATAACTTTCGAACAACCAAGATAAAGTGCCCGAAAATATACCTGATATTTCAATCACTTTATCACCACTTCGGGCTAAATCATTAAGCGCGTAGTTCACTGGCAGGCCTGCACCAACCGTGGTGTTTCCATACCAAAGACTACCTGTTTCACTAGCTGTTGATAGTAATCGATTGTATTGCGGGGTATCTGCTGAGGCTGCCCATTTATTAGCACCAATCACATGAATGCCTTTAGCAAAGAATTCTTGGTAGTAATCACTAAATTCCTCACTAGGCGTCAGGTCAACAACGATCAACTCGTCATAAGGATGATTACCCAACCATTCCATTAACGCCGCCTTGTCATAATCGTTAGCATGCTGTTCATATAACGCTTTTGCTAGCGCAGGATTGATACCATCGTCGCGAATCAACGCTTTCTTACTACCTAAAAGACCTACTAGATAAGTGTTTTCTAAGCTGTGGTGTCTGCTAAGTTGCTCTGGCAGCATAGATAAGAATACTTCGCCAATATTACCTAATCCGGCAACGACAAGACCAATATGGCGAGCGTCTTTTGTCATTGCATGATGCACCCTGTTGAGTAATTCTATGGTGCAGTTTTCTTTGAGTACCGCAATGATGCTGTGGTTGTTACTGCTTTGAATAAAGCGCAGTGGCTTCGCCGATTTTGTTGCGCGTTTAAAGCGAGCAAACATGTTACCTTGCTGCGCTATATTGTGCCCAACCGCGGCGACTAAAGCGATAGGTGTCACTCGAACTTGAACATTTGATGATGCAAGCCAATCCGTGACTTGTTGTTGCGTGTGCTGTTGCACGACGACAAAACCCAATTCATGATCTATTTGCTCTACAGAAAACTGTTCAAAAGCAATTTTGGCTTGCTCCGTTTTTAAAAATTCAGATTCAATGAGTAGCAAGTCATTTAACCGTGTGACCGATAGCTCTTGTTTCGCTATTTCACCAAATGAGCCTATTTCACTGCCTAAAACCTCTGGCGCAAAACTACTAGCTACGTGTAAATGCACGGTATGTGGAAGTTGCTCGAAAGAAAGCGGTTTAAGTGTTTTTGCATGCAATACCGGGTTACCTAAGCGCCCCAGTTCTTTAGCTACTTCATTAGGTAAACGATGCAATTTTCTTGCATTTGGAACAACTCTAGGATCAGCACTGTATATACCGTCGACGTCGGTCCACAAGGTCACATTTTTTGCTTGCGCAAGTGCTGCCACGATTGTTGCTGAATAGTCACTGCCATTGCGACCAAGGGTGATAGCCTCGCCTTTACTGTCTTTGCCAATGTAACCTGTAATGACGGCTAATTTTTGATCTTCCAACAATTGATTAAATTGCTGCTGGCTTGCCTCATATTGTACTTGGCAATGCTTGGCATCGTCGACAATTAAATAGTCACGCGCATCGATAGTATAGCTTGCGGTGTATTCTTGGCTGATATAAGCAGATAAAAGGCGAGCAGACCAAACTTCACCAAAAGCCAAAATTTGATTGGTAAATTGTTGCGGTTGATTCAACAACCAAAAGGTAAGCTGTTTAATATCGGCATCTAATGCCTCAATTAACGGCTGACCAGATTCAATAGATAATAACTCTCTAATCAATTTTAGCTGCGACAGTTTTAACGATTCAATAGCACTACTTAGCGCTTCATCGTGCGCCTCAGCTAACTCAAACAAAGCAAACAGCGTATCTGTAGTATCACCATTGGCTGAGACAACAATTAAATCATCTTTCTTACAGTGCCTTCTAACTATAGTAAGTACTCGCTTTATGCAAGCGCTATCAGCCAAGCTACTACCACCAAATTTATGTACGTTGGTGCTAATAGCATTCGCTTGTTCAGTATGTACTGGGTTAACTCTGCTCATTTACTTTACCGTAACGTGTTAAGATTGGCTGGCTGCTAAGCCCTGCTCCAAATCTGCCAATATGTCGTCAATATCTTCTATTCCCACTGATAGTCGCACCAAATTTTGGCCGATTCCAGCGGCTTTTTGTGCGTCTAATTCCATTCCCGCATGGGTCATGGTAGATGGGTGACTAATTAAACTTTCAACGCCACCTAATGATTGCGCCAGGGTAAACAGCGAAAGGCCGTCGAACAGTTTCTTTACTGCATCAACACCGCCAACAAGTTCAAAACTCATCATGCTACCAAAATCCTTTTGTTGCTGTTTAGCAAGCTCATGATCCGGATGTGATGCTAACCCCGGATAATATACGTGTGCCACCGCTGGATGATCGGCAAGATACTGTGCGACGGCATTGGCATTTTGTTGATGTTGCTTAATACGCAGAGGTAATGTTTTTAAACCTCTCATGGCTAGATAGCTATCAAATGCGCTGCCCGTAACTCCGATACAGTTTGCCCACCATGCTAATGTCTCTCCAAGAGCTTTATCTTTGGTGATTACCGCACCACCAACCATGTCACTATGGCCATTTATAAATTTCGTTGTTGAATGAAAAACAATGTCTGCACCTAGTGCAAGTGGTTGTTGTAAAACTGGAGACAGAAATGTGTTGTCTACTGCAACCAAGGAACCAACAGCTTTGGCTTGTTCTACAATGCGTTTAATATCAACTAACCTCAGAAGCGGATTGCTCGGTGTTTCAACCAAGGTCAGTGTAGGTTTTAACGCCATCGCCTCGGCAAATGCCTGATCATTGGTTTGGTCAACAACTTTCAGTTTAAACTGTCCTTTCGCAGCCAAATGCGTGTACAAACGATAGCTGCCACCATAGCAGTCGTGTGGGATGACTAACAAATCATCTTTCGTTAATGTTTGTACAATGACGTGTGCTGCAGCCATACCCGTAGCGGTTACTATACCGACACTACCCCCTTCTAGTTGGGCGAGTGCGTCAGCAAATAATGCTCGTGTAGGGTTACCGGTTCTTGAATAATCAAAAGCACCTTTGTCATTAAATCCGTTCAATGCATACGTACTCGATAAATGCAGAGGTGCCACCACAGCTTTGTGATGCTCGTCACTGTTAATGCCGGCTCTAACGGCCTGCGTAGCAAACTTTTTGTCAGTCATGACGACTCCATATTTACGTTTAGGTGTTTAGACGTCTAAAACTCTAAACGTTTTAAATTTTATGTCAAGATCTTTTTAGACATCTAAACTTCTACACATATATAGTTGACTGTGTTTTTTGACACAGTACAATTTAACTATGGGCTAAAGCACAAGGTAAAGTTAAAGGGGAAGATGTATGGCAGAATGGAATGGGGAATATATTAACCCATATGCTGAACATGGTAAGAAAAGCGAACAAGTTAAAAAAATTACCGTTTCAATTCCATTGCGTGTGCTAAAAGTGTTGACCGATGAACGCACTCGTCGACAAGTAAACAACCTGCGTCATGCAACTAATAGTGAATTGCTATGTGAAGCATTCTTGCATGCGTTTACAGGACAACCTTTGCCAAATGACAATGATCTTGCAAAAGATAACCCTGAAAAGCTGCCTGAAGTTGTTAGAAAGGTTTTGGCAGAAAATGGCATAACAGATTTTAGCCAGTTCGAAGATCAAGACTAAGTTTAGTTAGATTAAAAAAGGCGCTATAAGCGCCTTTTTTATTGCTTAAAGCTAGCTACTGATACTTTGCCGGTAGCGGCAATTTTGCTACGCCTGATTCAACCGCAGCCGTCGCAACAGCTTTAGCCACTTTTTCGCACAATCTTTCATCCATTGGTTTTGGGATAATATACCCGGGACCAAATGCTAATGACGCTTCACCCGT contains the following coding sequences:
- a CDS encoding ornithine carbamoyltransferase, with protein sequence MNLSHFLADDLYNKDQITALLALAKDIKANPQQYQQTLSGKSVAMIFEKPSLRTHVSFDIGINKLGGHALYLGQQNGKLGERERVSDYAKNLSRWADVIVARVFEHEAIVELGNHASVPVINALCDKYHPCQALADFVTLSEQFADLSMLKLAYVGDGNNVSNSLMIMAATLGVDFTLVCPGGHGSDSVMIDKTKALAAQSGSNFTVTSNMDALNGIDVIYTDTWVSMGDEGKVDNYLDKFMPYQINHDVMATTGAKYVMHCQPAHLDEEITTALFDSEMCLAFEQAENRMWAQNAVLVSFFSNQ
- the argB gene encoding acetylglutamate kinase, translating into MSKQQALVIKIGGAILESASALTQLLAALKQLKQPVVLVHGGGCVVDDMLQQAGFQSEKKQGLRVTPKQQMPLISGALAGSVNKEIVANAVSMEIKAVGLALADGDMVQCDVHPAQIGQVGVPKANDSRLLDALLQGGFLPIVSSIGALKNGDLVNVNADDAAVAICQLLNAQLLLLTDVNGVKGADGEYLTSLDQTQANTLIKEGVIAGGMTAKVNAAFLAANQLRRSIAVASWRFPEQIQQLLAGETVGTRIEYSKLN
- the argC gene encoding N-acetyl-gamma-glutamyl-phosphate reductase, translated to MMKVAVIGASGYVGAELIGLLIQHPKVELTHLLVSENSDSCGLHFSELHARWLGICDVPLQSFSQAWFEQSVDQLDAVFFATPHEFSAQWGASFVAKGVKVFDLSGAFRLKDATQYPTFYGFSHGDGKALASAVYGLAEWNAQQIADANLVAVPGCYPTASLTALKPLVSNNLHLPGAVISVNGISGVSGAGRKASLATSFNEVSLSPYNILVHRHQPEISQEASTQVIFNPHLAPYKRGLMATVTVPLAEGVTAAQVDDAFNQAYCDSAIVRMPKAWPKIDNVAFSPFADVHWQTDEKLGVTVISCAIDNLLKGAASQAVQCFNLVIGEDSHFTLLPGGQHV
- a CDS encoding GGDEF domain-containing protein, with protein sequence MDANLSISITVIIISAMMFFASFLFKDGEREKPARFAFRLFYFFTLLIFCGLVAESYLHYEYFVISTKIFIALSVSSLVTGIMWRCRSKIPVSLIYFIAIAIIVADLSEFAPNFRWPSLFNGICAIFAVYALFNRENSNAGDKGLGLVMIGYLALMFTHLQSDSWMTADHDDLNIVIDVFLFVPAFVSGVTVFIFLSYMLDVQKELEFKASTDALTGLFNRRHFIRASNKLLALAGRHKFPISVIMCDIDHFKAINDKYGHPAGDAVLREYAKLMESLLRVGDIVARYGGEEFVILLPQTNSDGARQVAERMRDKAADLSIKAGKHLINFTVSFGVAQVASFDDIDESIENADKALYQAKENGRNQVVLVNRASLA
- the metF gene encoding methylenetetrahydrofolate reductase yields the protein MSYSHARQVESLNRSLSEINGDLQISFEFFPPNSPEMETTLWNSIERLAPLKPSFVSVTYGAGSGTRDRTHDVIKRIQKDTALIAAPHLTCIDASRDELKTIAKEYWDTGVRHIVALRGDLPDSNEKPNMYASDLVSLLKDVADFDISVAAYPEGHPEAPNPQFDLLNLKRKVEAGANRAISQFFFDIESYLRFRDRCVNVGIDVEIVPGILPVTNYKTLARFAKLTNVNIPNWMPKMFDGLEDDETTRRLVGANIAMEQVKVLNSEGVKNFHFYTLNRAELTYAICHMLGIRP
- the metL gene encoding bifunctional aspartate kinase/homoserine dehydrogenase II, with amino-acid sequence MSRVNPVHTEQANAISTNVHKFGGSSLADSACIKRVLTIVRRHCKKDDLIVVSANGDTTDTLFALFELAEAHDEALSSAIESLKLSQLKLIRELLSIESGQPLIEALDADIKQLTFWLLNQPQQFTNQILAFGEVWSARLLSAYISQEYTASYTIDARDYLIVDDAKHCQVQYEASQQQFNQLLEDQKLAVITGYIGKDSKGEAITLGRNGSDYSATIVAALAQAKNVTLWTDVDGIYSADPRVVPNARKLHRLPNEVAKELGRLGNPVLHAKTLKPLSFEQLPHTVHLHVASSFAPEVLGSEIGSFGEIAKQELSVTRLNDLLLIESEFLKTEQAKIAFEQFSVEQIDHELGFVVVQQHTQQQVTDWLASSNVQVRVTPIALVAAVGHNIAQQGNMFARFKRATKSAKPLRFIQSSNNHSIIAVLKENCTIELLNRVHHAMTKDARHIGLVVAGLGNIGEVFLSMLPEQLSRHHSLENTYLVGLLGSKKALIRDDGINPALAKALYEQHANDYDKAALMEWLGNHPYDELIVVDLTPSEEFSDYYQEFFAKGIHVIGANKWAASADTPQYNRLLSTASETGSLWYGNTTVGAGLPVNYALNDLARSGDKVIEISGIFSGTLSWLFESYDASVPFSTLLKDARNQGLTEPDPREDLSGKDVQRKLLILARLAGFELSLSDISVQNLVPEALQTISIDEFLARCEELDDYFEQAFSDAKAQNQCIRYVAKFAKTSAGYKAEVCLAQLGLSHAFASLTPCDNIFQIKSQWYHDNPLIIRGPGAGREVTAGGVHSDLVVACQTLNKKSKPVEIRGIN
- the metB gene encoding cystathionine gamma-synthase, whose amino-acid sequence is MTDKKFATQAVRAGINSDEHHKAVVAPLHLSSTYALNGFNDKGAFDYSRTGNPTRALFADALAQLEGGSVGIVTATGMAAAHVIVQTLTKDDLLVIPHDCYGGSYRLYTHLAAKGQFKLKVVDQTNDQAFAEAMALKPTLTLVETPSNPLLRLVDIKRIVEQAKAVGSLVAVDNTFLSPVLQQPLALGADIVFHSTTKFINGHSDMVGGAVITKDKALGETLAWWANCIGVTGSAFDSYLAMRGLKTLPLRIKQHQQNANAVAQYLADHPAVAHVYYPGLASHPDHELAKQQQKDFGSMMSFELVGGVDAVKKLFDGLSLFTLAQSLGGVESLISHPSTMTHAGMELDAQKAAGIGQNLVRLSVGIEDIDDILADLEQGLAASQS
- the metJ gene encoding met regulon transcriptional regulator MetJ; its protein translation is MAEWNGEYINPYAEHGKKSEQVKKITVSIPLRVLKVLTDERTRRQVNNLRHATNSELLCEAFLHAFTGQPLPNDNDLAKDNPEKLPEVVRKVLAENGITDFSQFEDQD